One Cytophagia bacterium CHB2 DNA window includes the following coding sequences:
- a CDS encoding response regulator has protein sequence MDRKRILINDKDPREVADLRKALVATGYDVRLADSSSQTLELIEAFKPNLLISEVRMPVMDGPHLLQEVRNRPSTQSLLFVMIGKLKTVDERVNILKLSIDDYLQKPFDIDEAVVRIDNLIKEIELLSASSQPRWRGFNGQLTEMNLVDLLQTIEVGKKTCVIKLRVNDKEGKVYITEGQVIDAELGSLEAKQALLRMFTWTEGSFQVELRPHERTRMLTIANRDLISEGLTRQYRWSQLAAQLPPLHAAITRAHTKTPVLNEEEQALM, from the coding sequence TCCGCGTGAAGTCGCGGATTTGCGCAAGGCTCTGGTGGCCACCGGCTACGATGTGCGCCTGGCGGACAGCTCCTCGCAAACGCTCGAGCTGATCGAGGCCTTCAAGCCCAATTTGCTGATTTCGGAAGTGCGCATGCCGGTGATGGACGGCCCCCATTTGCTGCAAGAGGTGCGCAACCGCCCTTCAACGCAATCGTTGCTGTTTGTGATGATCGGCAAATTGAAAACGGTCGATGAGCGCGTCAACATTTTGAAACTGTCAATCGATGATTATTTGCAAAAACCGTTTGACATCGACGAGGCCGTGGTGCGCATCGACAATCTCATCAAAGAAATCGAGCTGCTTTCTGCATCTTCGCAGCCGCGCTGGCGGGGATTCAACGGCCAGTTGACCGAAATGAATCTCGTCGATTTGCTGCAGACCATCGAAGTCGGCAAAAAAACCTGCGTCATCAAGCTGCGCGTCAATGATAAAGAAGGCAAAGTCTACATTACCGAAGGCCAGGTGATTGACGCCGAGCTGGGCAGCCTCGAAGCCAAACAGGCTTTGTTGCGCATGTTCACCTGGACGGAAGGCTCGTTTCAAGTCGAATTGCGGCCGCATGAGCGCACGCGCATGCTCACCATTGCCAACCGCGATTTGATTTCCGAAGGCCTGACGCGGCAATACCGCTGGAGCCAGTTGGCCGCGCAATTGCCGCCGCTGCATGCGGCGATCACGCGCGCACACACCAAAACGCCGGTGTTGAACGAGGAAGAACAAGCGCTGATG